The stretch of DNA GTCGGCACGCTGGAGAACAAGATCCGGCAGATGGAGTCGCAATTGAAGGAGTCCGAAGAGCGCGCCCGCTGCCTGGAGGATGAGCTGCGCACCAAGGACGAGCTGTGCCAGCGCATGGAGCGCGAAATTGGAGTCATCCCGGAGGGCTTTAGCCTCGCCCACGAGCTCTACGACAGTCCGGCCAAGCGGGTCAAACGAGAGGAGATCAAGGACTTGCAGACCGCAAGCCTGGGACTGGGCTGTGCCCTGCGCGAGGTGGGTAACAGGACACAAGAATGAGGctcataaaatgtaatttccctttttctgACCTCTAGCAACGGAACAGCGCGACAGACTTTAGTTCAAACAGGGAATTCCAGGTGCTGGCATGCAACGTAAAGCAGCTGGCGGACCACATACTCGCTTCCAAGAATCCGTCCGAGGTGAGTACCATGTACCAGTCCTGCCACTCTGATGAGTCGCTCCATGCACGTGGAGATGAAGGTGGTGAagtagcaggaggagcagaaggagaaggaggagatgTGCGTGGTGAGGGTGGAGCTGCTGTTCAAGTGTTGCCGAAACCACAACGCAGGTCTGCCAAAGTTCAGGCAGCACTACGCAGATATCGACGCTTGCACGGTGTCAATTCGAGTGAGAGCAAGACTGAAGAGAAGAGGGACATCAGCGGGCAGATCAGCGAGATGCCAGCTTCCATGGAAGCTTCCAGCGAGCCGCCTGTGTGCATGGAGACTCTCAGCGAGCTTCCTGCTTCCATCGTAGCTCCCAGCGAGCTTCCTGCTTCCATGGAAGCTTCCAGCGAGCCGCCTGTGTGCATGGAGACTCTCAGCGAGCTTCCTGCTTCCATCGTAGCTCCCAGCGAGCTTCCTGCTTCCATGGAAGCTCCCAGTGAGCCTCCTGCTTCCATGGAGACTTTTGGCGAGGTTCCTGCTTCCATGGAGACTCTTGGCGAGGTTCCTACCACCCTGGAATCTTTCTTCGACGTCGATGAGGGCACAAGAGAACTCCATCCAGAGATGGAGCCGAAAGAGAAACTCAATTCAAAGCGACGCAAGCGGAAGAGCCTCAAGCGGTACATCTGCAGTCGCATCTATCGCGGACGAGTGCGCCGCCGTGCCCTGCAGCGGAATCTCTCCAACAACAGTTTCCACTCGATGTCCTCCATTTACACCCTCCATTCGGACACATCGCTCCTGTCCCTGCGTTCACAGCACGCGAGTTGTGTGGAATTGCCACTTGCTAAAGCGTGCTGCGTGTCCATTGTCCAAACGGAGTCGCTGTCCACTTGCGCTCAGGAGGTGCAGGCCGCGCCCGAGACCTCGGAGTGTGACATTCAATGTGAACTTGTGGACGTGGAGcagcgtctgctgctgttgccggaCCGTACACGCAGATTtgtgaagctgctgcagtcggAGGTGCAGGATGTGCCAGGGTTCAGGGCCCGCCTGCTGCATGAGTGGGAGAGCAGCGAGTCCTTTCGCGAAAACATTGAACGGGTGCAGGACCTGTACTGGACGCGGGAGCCCGAGCCCTTGGAGAGCATGAAGGTATTTGTCAGTGCCAAGGGAGGTGTGCGTGACTTGGCTAAGCTGCTCCACCCAAAGGCTTCATTTACGCTAAACAAGATCGAGCAGCGCATCAACGAACGTTTGGTGATGTTCCACTCCAAAAAGGAACTTAGGTGGAGCAGGCAGAAAAGGGCAGAAATGTTGGAAGCTCTAGCAAATGCTGAAAATCAGGAAAGGGCGGAACAGACCGAGGAAGATCAGGAAATGGAGGAACTGGCTGAAAATCAAGCAAATGCTGAAAGTCAGAAAAGTGCGGAACAGGCTGAGGAGAATCAGGAAACGGAGGAACAGGCTGAGGAAGATCAGGAATGGGTGGAACAGGCTGAGGAAAATCAGGAATGGGCGGAACAGGCTGAGGAGAATCAGGAAATGGAGGAACAGGCTGAGGAAGATCAGGAATGGGTGGAACAGGCTGAGGAAAATCAGGAATGGGCGGAACAGGCTGAGGAATATCAGGAAAGATCAGAACAGGCTGAACATCAGGAAGAGGCAGCAAAGAAACCGAATCCCTTAGCACATATTGGCCGACCAAATAATTTATTCGAGTTAATGGGTGTTGGCTTGAGATGTTGATACAAAGTCATTCAATataaaaatcgaaattaaagAGCTGGGATCCGGATTCGTTGTGGGGTGGGAGCTGGCCCAGTGCTTTCTTTCGTATTACAGATTACAACAGATTCGATTCTAGTTACTCTCTTTGCTTTGAAATTCCAAATTTATTTACCCCAAaacattatttataattatggATGAGTTCTACGATTGCCAGACCAGTGAAAGCGAGACAGAGGAGTATGTCGTGGGTTATGCCTATGAGGTGGTACATCAGCCATTCACTCGCTATGCTGGGCCCATCGACAAGCGGGAGGTCCTAGAATGTGCCCTCAAGGCCACAGAGATTCTGTTCAGATTCTACGACGCTCGGTGGCAAGAAATGAAACCGTTGAAGTGATCAGTGCGCCATTTCAGTCGCTGTTCCCACAAATGTCGCAATAAATAAACGATTTCCACTCACTTGTTTTCCCTTAACGATCAGTTTTGCCTAGACTAAAGCTTCATTTGTAGTCCAGCTTTGTTGAAGTTAATTTTCCCATTGAGAGCAGAACACACAGTTGataaaattccaaattttcgctttgcttttcattCCTTCACGATGAATAATTGTACCACGATGAATTGTCCCTGTAAGAGCAGCCAGGGAGAGGTTCACGAATGCTTCTACGACTGCCACAGCGATACGGAGGGGGACGATAAGGTTACCTCTGGTGGGGATGTTTGCAAGGTGGTCGCCCATCAGGAGGATCCTTCGCACATGCGTGCCGTTCTGGAGCGTGCCCTTCACGCCACACAGAACCTGCTCGGTTGCTATGGGTCGCCCGTGGCACCCACTGTACGTAATCCTGCCCCACCCGAGGTGCACTACTATCCAGCCACGCTGGAGGTATCTGTGACCCTCGACTCGGCGCAGTCGTGCCTCTGCCCCAAGTATCGCCGGTGCAGACTACGCGGCGATCCCGTGAAACTCAAGCTCCCCATCGAACTGAATCCAGAGAGCGGTCAAGTGAAGGTGAACATCTTCCAGCCCAGGCCTGTGGTGACGATCAGTGATTGTCGTCGTCAATGTGGCGCCGGCCTTCCCGACGATGCTGGCGACAGGTGCAACACCAAGAAGCGGaggtcctgctcctgcgtACGTAAAGTTCGCTGGTGCCAGGAGGAGCCAAGAGAAGGCTGAATGTTTGTAGTGGAAAATGTATTGATAGGCTATCGATCGATTGATTATACAAAAGGGGCTCCTACCTAACGATAAATGTTTTATTCCTAGCATAATTTAGCGACAAACAAAGCAATCGTGTCGGAGTTAGTTGCTTCAAACTGTCATTCAGTTTAGTTTTTGGGTCATTCTTTTAGTTTTCGTTGAGTAGGCAACAccataaatacaatacacaATAAAATTTTCATGTAAGTCTGGAAATTTTGTTTGGAATAATCAGTTCGAACCGTTCGTGCGCCATGGATGAGGATCAGTTGGAGCGAATcgtggccagggccaggctgGGCGCTGGTCCCATACGACAGATGTTCATGCGACACTTTGTTTCGGGCGGCACAGAGCAGGATGCCTTCTTCGACTGCCAGAGCTTCAGCGAGGACTGTGAGAGCCgccgggagcgggagcggggcGTGGGCCACGACTCGGACGCCATGCGCTGTGCCCTGGAACGGACCGCCACAAACATCCAAATGATGTTGAACAGCCTGGATGAGATGTCGCCTCCGAATCGGCCCATCGGCTTCACCCTGGAGATAACCACCGCCCTGGCGGTCAACGATGACCAGCGACCGGGCGCAAGCGGACGCATCACTGGCCAACCGGTGACCGTGCACATGCCCCTGCAATTCGATCCGCGCACCAGACAATTGACCTCCAAGTgccaggggcagcagcagcaccagatgCAGGCCTCCATTTGTGGCAGCAGAGCCCCCAGTCCGACGAGACATGGCACAGGTAAATCCGCAGGCGAGAAGTTCTACGCCTGCGAGCCCAGTGCTGCCGCAGACAGAATTGTCAGCGAACGGTACATGACGTGCGACTCGTGCagcacatgccacacagacagcGAACAGTTCTGCGCCTTCGATCCGGATCTCTCCTACGTGGGCAGCTGTGGCGACACCACATCCCGCGTGGTCACCCAGTGCCGCTGCAAGACACACACCTGCTGGTTCGAGCAGGACTCGCGGGAGGTCATCTCGATAACAGCCATACCCTGCGCGAAACCGTGTcccatgccagtgccagagccggAACCACCCAAAGAAGCGCCCGCACCGCCAGCGCCAGTGGTTGTGCCACCGCCAGAACCATTCCCCCCTTTGCTGCAGGAGTACGAGACGGAGTCGGAGTCGTCTGTGAGGCCAGAATCGGAAACTGAAGACATTTCGGAGACAGCATCCATCGAAACCTTGACAccagcgccgccgccgccacccgaACCAGCGCCAAAGACTGAGGCGCCGCAGCCAGAGCCGGCGCCTGAGCTGCCGGCGGGGAAGCGTTACTATCTGGCACGGCCGCAGCACAAGGAGTTCTCCAATTGCTCGCCGTGCCGCTACGATCCCAGCCCCATTGTGGACGATGAGGGGAATGTGTTCTGTCCGGGCCACTGCGGGTGCTGCCAGTGTGCCTGGAAGCCGCGCAACTTCGACGAAAATGTCGAGCACACACAGGTGAAGGTGTGTCGCTGCATCACGCGCGGCACCATCTTCACCAGCTTCGCGGACAGGGAGACCTGCAGCACGACCTCCTCGTTTGACTTGTGTCCGTGCCGGGAGAAGGCGGAGGCAAAGTTCCTCGAGCTGTACCACTGCGAGATGTGGTCGGAGCCGGAGATGATCCGGGGACGCGAGGTGCAGCTGGCGGAAATCAAGGAACTACTCACACCCTATCCGCACACCAAACGCCTCTCCAATGCTGCGCTAAAAGAAGAATAAAGTGTTCGCCAAACAATCCAATAGAAAAATCTAACCggtctcttttttctttctcctgTCTCGTCCGCAGATTACCCAGCTCTGACGTACTTGCAGGACGAGTGCCGATGCCGCAACAACAcctgcaacaacaaccgcTCCCGCCCCCAGGATATCCAGACCGACCAATCGTACCTACAGAAGCACAGACAGCAGTCGCCAGTGAGCCTGAGCTgcccagcaggaggagcagggacAGGCTATCACAGGCCATCCCAGACGGAGACCTCGTATCTGCGCGACCACAAGAAACCACAGTTTAAAGATGCCCAGGACAACCAATCAGAGGGTAACCACAGCAGCCAGGACTCGCAGACGGAGTCCTCCTACGTGAACGATCAATACAAACGGCAGCGGGACAAGCTCACGCAGGAGCGGACATCACAGACCCAAATGCTGCATCCCACACAGCTCATGCCATGCGATAATCAACAGGATGGTAACGAAACGATCTACACTACGGCAAGCAATCCAAACAGCAATCGCGGGCCATGTCCATGCAATTCGAGTGCCACAACATCGGAGTTCTACCACACGCCCTGCCAGAGCACAGTTCAATCCacgcggcatgcggcatgtggcTGCAGTCTGCATAATTATTTGCCCAGATCAGAGATGGACAACAGGCCGCCGTTTGCCTGTGATCCGCGACCCATGACCTGCCACGATTGCCTCTGTGGCGGCCAGCATCAGAGCGATTTGCCGCCCTGGACACCGAATCCGAATGCCCAGCATATAGCCGTGTCGAGTGCGGAGAACAGCTGCGGCTGTCCGTGGGCAGCGAACAACGAGGAGGATACCTCGTACCAGAGTGCGGCCACCACTTGCTTCACTCAGAACTCAGAATCCAAGGCCACGACACTGGCACTACACGGGAATCCTTGTTCAACGGCAACCAGTGCTTGTCCCATTACGAGCACCATCGACTTATGCCTGTCGAAGGGTTCATCCAAGGGCTTCAAGAGCTTCACTACGTGGGTTGATAGAGCGGATACATGCGCGAATAGTGCTTGTCCTGTCACCAGCACCATTGGTATGTGCTCCTCGACAGCACTGGCTGAGTCTGCAACAACCAAGGAAGTCAGTAATATCATGATTTGTGGCACCAAAACGGATTCTAGCAATGATGCCATATGCACTTCGAATACTTTTGCAGGTGCCTGCCCATCGAAGACCATTTTAGATCCTTGCTCATCGAAGTCTCTGCCAGATCCTTGTGCACCAAAGTTCATTGCAGATCCCTGTTCATTGAAGTCTCTGCCAGATGCTTGTGCATCCAAAGCCTTTGCAGATCCTTGCTCATTGAAGTCTCTGCCAGATCCCTGTTCATTGAAGTCTTTGCCAGATCCTTGTGCATCAAAGTCCATTGCAGATCCCTGTTCATCGAAGTCTCTGCCAGATCCTTGTGCATCAAAGTCCATTGCAGATCCCTGTTCATTGAAGTCTCTGCCAGATGCTTGTGCATCCAAAGCCTTTGCAGATACTTACCCATCGAAGGTCGACACAAATCCTTGTTCATCCCGTGGCTTTGCTGATCCCACCTCATCGAAGGCGCTCTTTAATTCGTGTATATCCAAGGCAGTTTCGAATCATTGCCATGCAGATCCCAGCTCCACAAATGCCATGGCATTCCACATGGACACGCGGGTCATTGAAGCAACTTGTGGCACCCAAACCAGCGTGCTGCCTCTGGTTGGAACTTCGGGCAATTTGGAGGCCGAAGGTTCAGACGTGAGCAACCAAGAGAACAGCTACACGACCTCCGGCACACAAGGATTACCACCGGCGTTTGGGTGTGATGATCAGACCTCGGGCACCTCTCGATCGCGCTCCGTCGTCAACAAGATCACCTGTTTGTGCTCCTCGGACCAGAAATCGATCTACAACAACCGCTTCGAGAAGGGTCCACGAGAAGAGGGCCACGTCCAGTACGGGGATGAGCTCATGCGGGAGAATTCCGATCATTGCAACATTTGTGAGGTGTGTCCACCGCCCCACGATCCCATGCAGTCCATTGGCAGCTCTGTGCGCGGTGCAGCACCCGCCAAGCCACTGTCCATCAAGTGCGACAAGTCCACGTGCACGTGCACCTCCCGGTGCCGGTCCAAGGGCAAAATGAAGAGCCAATCGAAGCAACAGTCCCGCCACGCGCCGCAGAGCTCCAAGCAGGTGTTCCTGGAGGATCAGGACGTGTTTCGCGACTGCGCCTCGTTCAACTCCAACGTCAAGTCTGTCAAGTCGAAGAGCAGCCGCAGATTGTCCTACGCTGATGCTTCATCATCGCTGCCGATCATCACCAGCTGCTACAGCAAGGCCCAAGGTGCGCCTAACACGACGGCTGTGTGTCCGTGCGGCGTCTGTGGTTTGTCACAGATTGACTGCAAGCACTCCAGGATCGACACATCTGGAACGTGCATCGGCGTTTGCGGCCAGGACAATGAGGAGGCGGCACTGTGGAGCTGTTACGAGCCATCCATTCAGATGAAGAGCCGCAGCGACGCCCAATGCATGGAGATAAAGAGCAGCAACGACGCCCAATCCATGGAGATGAAGAGCTGCTACGAACCATCATTGGACAAGCAGAGCGAGTCCGGCTACTTTCGCTCGCCGGACACATCGGCCTACACCGAGTACACGGATGCCCCCTGCaaggaggtggtggtggaaaGCCGCAAGGAGCGCATCATGGACATGGTGCAGCAGCTGAGCGATGCCGCTGACTGTGACTGCAACGAGGATCGTCCGGCCATGATACAGAATCTGTTTCGGGAGCTGGCCCTCATGCTGCGCATGGAGGAGGAGCGTGCCGTCGCCCCGCAGGACGAAATAAAGACACAAAAGCCTACCTTCGAGGAGTGCTGCGCCATCCAGCAGCAGTGCGACCCCCAGCCAGTCGACGAGAATGTCAAAGGCACAAAGGAACGGCGCCGCATTGAGTGCTTCGAGACGCTGGACGATGCCGTGCGCAAGTGCTTCATGAAACAGGAAACCAAACAGCTGCCAGAGGTGGAGATCTATGCACTCGAAGAGGACTCGGATTCGGATAGAGAAGATGCCTGTGCCCGGTGGCTGCCTTCTGCGGAATCAACCATATTCAAGGATGTGGAAGGTCAGGGATGCGGCAACGATGACGAGTTCCTGGACCCGAATAGCCAACGCCATCTCCTCGAACAGATGACAAAGCTAGTGAGGGAACCCAGTCCTGAAGAGTGTGACATGTGTGTGGAGATCTTGCATCAAGTTGTAGAGCCCTGCCGCAGTTACGATCGCAATAAATTCGATGGCGATTCATGTGACAAAATGGCGGAACCCCAAACCCCGCCCAAGGAGGCTAAAGTGATGCCTTCGAATATCAAAGTGGTGCCGGATAAAGTGGCACCCAAAGTGCCTTCGAATATCAAAGTGGAGCCGGATAAAGTGGTTCCCTGTGCCTCTCAAGATAAAACTTTGGCCAAACTAGACAAAGGCAATTCCGACGAATATTGCCCTCCACAGTATCAAAGCTCAAAGATTGAGCCCTGCCCAACGATTACGCCAGCACCCAGTCAAGTGCCCAGTGCCATGAAGACAGAGGTCTGTGTGACGGTGGAGAATTACAAACAGACGGAATCCAGCACCTCTGTGGATAAAGGCAAGAAGATCGAAAGCAAGCAGGAATCGTGCACCTCTGTGGATAAAGCCAAGAAGATCGATAGCAAGCAGGAGCTCTGTGCCACGGATTTGGGCAATCTCCTGCCCGATGGACCACTAAGTCCAGAGGCACGCCAGCTGTGCGAGAAGCTGCTGCGCCAGGCCCTGGTGGACTGTGGTGCCTGTGATAAGCTGGCACCATCTCAGTCGTGTCAGAGCTCAGAGGTGGCAGCCAGATCATATGAAGACCCAAAAGGAGCAGGGCACTGCCAGTGCTGTCATTGTCGTGCCCTCAAGTCCGAAAGAGAATGCAGAACCGTGTCCAAGACTCTGCGTGCGGCCATGTGCGATCCAGCTTGTGAAATGGTAAGTGAGGGAGAAAAACCCGCCACTAGATGTTTCCATTGATgcttacaatttattttagaaaTACTTTATCGACTCTATGATTGTGGACTTGGAGGTCATGGACCATGTGCTGgacaacaaaaaggcaaaggccaaggtaagcagcaacaaatgattgatttttgagtacaaaatatatttcaaacaatattttgtagGATGTAAGGGCAAATTGCTTGGGCAATGCGCTGGGAGCAGGCTTCCCCGTGACCATCAGCGCTGTCTCCAGTTTGGGCTGCACCGCTCTCTACATCAAATGGGATGTGCAGGACTGTGCCGGCATTGCCGGATACGAGGTGAGACAATGCCTTACTAtttcacacaacaaaaatcgtATCTAATTTGGGCTTTCCTCTATGCAGATTTACGTGGATGGAAATTTAAGGAGTCGCCTTTACAGCTACCGACACGAGGCAGCTGTGGTGGGATGTGTGGACGTCACAAAGGGACATCAGATTGTGCTGCGGGCCCAGGCAATAGGCCAGGACTTTCCAGGCGATGATCTGCCCGTGGGCAACTGCAAAACGGTGGTACATACCAGCCATCCGGAGATGTTGGTCGGAGCCAAGAGACCCTGGTCGCCCAGCATCTACTTCTATGATCCCAGCATGGGCATCAGGCAGGCGCCAGGCGCCAGGCGCGAGGCGAGCTAGTCAAACATAAATCAGATATCACAATGGGTTGGGGAGCAGCAATGGTTGACTCCCCACACGATCCCACATGCGCATCAAATTTTTAGCTTGTACATATAGGATTTACTTACATGAGAGATATTTTGTTCAGAGTTGTTTTGTTATGTAGATCCCCGcgcaaaaaagagaagggagAGGCGTGTAGACCCTTTGCGCTTAAGGAATTGATTTGATTGGACTAGAATTGTATTTGTAGTGCTTTAAATAGTGCCTTAAATTATAATCGTATTTATTAagcagaaagagcgagagagagcaatgcATTGTACATGAATCGATAGAATTGATAGTACCCTAAGATACCCTTCGGGGGCCCTTCACACGTTAGTTGACACAACACCAAAAtcattttgaataaaaaacCCAAGAATCTCAATGTTAGAGATGCCAATAAAATCGTTCAAATGTTTGTAATTTAAAGATGAAGCggataaaaaaaagagaggtgTTGCCGCATGATGCGTGATCATTTTGATCGTTTGATgagccaaatgccaaaaaataaaagtccCAAATTAGAGCACAAAATCCACTTCTGTCGTTAAAACTTGTTTCAAGTTTTCATCACCATGCCTggagaaaattgaaattgatttatagCTCCATAAGAACTAtctacaaaatatttgttttaaaatctCTAAATTATACAGTCGCAAAATGTCCGAGTCGGTGGAGGAATGTAGTCATCGCATCATCGCTGGAGGAGGTGGTACAGGTGGCGATGGCGGAAAGGGTGGTGGGCAaggcggtggtggcggaggcggcgggCGTGGCGGAAAGGGTGGTGAtggaggagaaaaaaaagacgatcaaaaaaccaaagaagacGAAAAAGAAACTCTAGAAAAGGATGAGAATAAGAATGAGAAGGGAAACAATCCGAGCTGTGGAAAAGACGGCGAAGATGGCGGATCAGGAAGGGGTGGAAAAGGAGGCGATGGAGGATGCAAAAGAGGAGCAAAATccgaagaaaaaagaaaaaaataaagaatgaaAGCAAcgaatttttattaaatatgaaatacaatttatttgccattatATGCCAcgaaaaaaggaaggaaaaaagaTGAGTACTGCCTGCTAACTAAGAATCACAATATTTGATGAACTAAATCCCTAAATGTCCGAAATGAGAGCATAAAATCCACTTATGCTATGAACCTTTTAGTAAATATTTCATCATCAAGCTTggagaaaattgaatttagtttaaaaattcattagcatttcacacaaaatataagtCTCAAAATATCTAAATTTTACAGTAACAAAATGTCCGCATCGGCAGAGGAAAGTAGTCATCGCGTCGTCGCTGGAGGCAATCGAACAGGAGCCAATGGTGGAAAGGATGGTGATGGAGGAGGAAAAAAAGTTgataaaaaaaagacaaaagaatCCAAAGAAGAtgacaaaaagagaaataatcAAATGTGTGTAAAAGACGGTGAAAATGGATGCAAAAGAAGGGAAAAGTCtgatgaaaaagaaaagaagaactAAAACGAAAACTTCAATGGAAAATTACACAAAAGAAATCAGCAAAGAAGTCGGGGCAAAGGGCAAAGCTCACCAAACAGAACAAacgaatatttaatttttatcaaatatttcGCACAATTTATTAACCATTATAAATTAGTTATAGGCAGAAAAACGGCTCTCCAAattatcaaatatatatttgcagCTCTGATCATCATAGGCGGGTTCAATCAGTTCGGCCTCGACGCTAGCCAAGATCAGGAATTTCGCTTGTGGAGTCTATGGGAGAATAACCCAAAAATGTAACAGTGCTTGAGAGCAAGGAAAGTGGAGTAGGGACTTACATCCTTGAGTTCGTTGTGCTTCCAGAGATCCTTGTCCTCCAGATAGGTGCGCATAAGGATGCGCCACTGCCAATAGTTTTTACAGCCGTGCAGTTTGGGGATGGCCCTGTAATCCAGTTCAATGTGGCCCATTCTGTTCCGCTTTGGCAAACGCACTGATTAGAAATGGAACATTGGTCACCGTTGTTGCTGATATGAAAGCtctgaaagagagagcgacaagctggaaaagagagcgagctttTGCTATCTGCAAAACAGCTCTACAGGGGTTTTACTTTCAAGattaataaacatttgcaAACAGCTTTAGGGGGGGTTTTGTTTATAGATTGAACGGAATGTGTCATGTTGCCAAGTTCAAGTGCTAAATTGTTAACCAttctgtgtggcagtgggtgCAGGGGCTGCTTGAGGGTTGAGTGTCTGTTTGCAGGGGCGTCCAACCGCGGCAAGTgtcaaaaccaaaaatcgaCATCAAATTGTTACCAATTAAACCATTAAGTTATtacaatcaaattaaatggcaCACTGAATATAGAGCACCCACAAATATGTGTCGCATAACAATGGGAATTTAGAGCTGAATGAAATTATCGAGCTGTCCACACGGCGATTCAAAAGTTAATTCGTTTAATATTtcacacacatacgagtacgaTTATTTCTCAATGGAGTTCTCGTATGAAGTTTTTCACTGGTGTTGGCTCTCATTGGGTTTTTGTCCAAGTGAGGCATATCGACTTGAACATGGGCTTTGTatttattaatcattttacTCAGTTTTCCCCCTGCGGTTACTCGAACTCCACACTTGTAATTATGGTTGGAAATTTCATTACTATGTAAACATATTTCTAGAGTAATTTTGtattcgttttttgttgttgttgccatctGCCAACAATTTACGCCctaatttgctttttatgatTGCTTTTTGTGGCTCTCTGTGCAGTTTGTTGGAAAATCCCTGAGCTGAGGAGGCCATTCGTCAGGCAATTTATTGTGGGGGCGAACAGAACCACAACCAGTATGAAACCCCAGACCCTATATAGTTAGGCGCAGTATTGGTGACTCGT from Drosophila subobscura isolate 14011-0131.10 chromosome O, UCBerk_Dsub_1.0, whole genome shotgun sequence encodes:
- the LOC117899487 gene encoding uncharacterized protein LOC117899487 isoform X1, which codes for MDEDQLERIVARARLGAGPIRQMFMRHFVSGGTEQDAFFDCQSFSEDCESRRERERGVGHDSDAMRCALERTATNIQMMLNSLDEMSPPNRPIGFTLEITTALAVNDDQRPGASGRITGQPVTVHMPLQFDPRTRQLTSKCQGQQQHQMQASICGSRAPSPTRHGTDYPALTYLQDECRCRNNTCNNNRSRPQDIQTDQSYLQKHRQQSPVSLSCPAGGAGTGYHRPSQTETSYLRDHKKPQFKDAQDNQSEGNHSSQDSQTESSYVNDQYKRQRDKLTQERTSQTQMLHPTQLMPCDNQQDGNETIYTTASNPNSNRGPCPCNSSATTSEFYHTPCQSTVQSTRHAACGCSLHNYLPRSEMDNRPPFACDPRPMTCHDCLCGGQHQSDLPPWTPNPNAQHIAVSSAENSCGCPWAANNEEDTSYQSAATTCFTQNSESKATTLALHGNPCSTATSACPITSTIDLCLSKGSSKGFKSFTTWVDRADTCANSACPVTSTIGMCSSTALAESATTKEVSNIMICGTKTDSSNDAICTSNTFAGACPSKTILDPCSSKSLPDPCAPKFIADPCSLKSLPDACASKAFADPCSLKSLPDPCSLKSLPDPCASKSIADPCSSKSLPDPCASKSIADPCSLKSLPDACASKAFADTYPSKVDTNPCSSRGFADPTSSKALFNSCISKAVSNHCHADPSSTNAMAFHMDTRVIEATCGTQTSVLPLVGTSGNLEAEGSDVSNQENSYTTSGTQGLPPAFGCDDQTSGTSRSRSVVNKITCLCSSDQKSIYNNRFEKGPREEGHVQYGDELMRENSDHCNICEVCPPPHDPMQSIGSSVRGAAPAKPLSIKCDKSTCTCTSRCRSKGKMKSQSKQQSRHAPQSSKQVFLEDQDVFRDCASFNSNVKSVKSKSSRRLSYADASSSLPIITSCYSKAQGAPNTTAVCPCGVCGLSQIDCKHSRIDTSGTCIGVCGQDNEEAALWSCYEPSIQMKSRSDAQCMEIKSSNDAQSMEMKSCYEPSLDKQSESGYFRSPDTSAYTEYTDAPCKEVVVESRKERIMDMVQQLSDAADCDCNEDRPAMIQNLFRELALMLRMEEERAVAPQDEIKTQKPTFEECCAIQQQCDPQPVDENVKGTKERRRIECFETLDDAVRKCFMKQETKQLPEVEIYALEEDSDSDREDACARWLPSAESTIFKDVEGQGCGNDDEFLDPNSQRHLLEQMTKLVREPSPEECDMCVEILHQVVEPCRSYDRNKFDGDSCDKMAEPQTPPKEAKVMPSNIKVVPDKVAPKVPSNIKVEPDKVVPCASQDKTLAKLDKGNSDEYCPPQYQSSKIEPCPTITPAPSQVPSAMKTEVCVTVENYKQTESSTSVDKGKKIESKQESCTSVDKAKKIDSKQELCATDLGNLLPDGPLSPEARQLCEKLLRQALVDCGACDKLAPSQSCQSSEVAARSYEDPKGAGHCQCCHCRALKSERECRTVSKTLRAAMCDPACEMKYFIDSMIVDLEVMDHVLDNKKAKAKDVRANCLGNALGAGFPVTISAVSSLGCTALYIKWDVQDCAGIAGYEIYVDGNLRSRLYSYRHEAAVVGCVDVTKGHQIVLRAQAIGQDFPGDDLPVGNCKTVVHTSHPEMLVGAKRPWSPSIYFYDPSMGIRQAPGARREAS